The Stygiolobus azoricus genome window below encodes:
- the glmS gene encoding glutamine--fructose-6-phosphate transaminase (isomerizing) yields the protein MCGIIGIISSKESKKLSEITISALKRLEYRGYDSVGVASLSSKGIEVRKAKGTVEQVTLKKKIPEMSGYIFLGHTRWATHGAPSDYNAHPHTDCSGRIAVIHNGTIKNFKELRAELESLGHKFNSETDTEVIPHLIEEFIKRGMDSFTAFKSAIKSLDGSYAVLAIIDGEKRIFFAKRDNPLVIGLGEGENYIASDIPAFLPYTKRILVISDGEIGFLTNTSVYIEDLNGNVVDVHKRIRIVDWDVETASKEGYAHFMIKEIHESPKAVRDTISSLMSDLDVVEKISEEIRQAERVIVTGAGTSYHAGLYFSLLLTREGITSIPLIASEYYNVKGKRGDLIIAISQSGETIDVLQSIRKLKSEGAKVVSITNVIESAIARESDYKIYMRAGPEIGVAATKTFTTQVASLLFLYSYAFGKDWKALKDADKEVEQAINATEGFAKRVGEELAKKQNIYYLGRGLSLPLAMEGALKIKEVSYVHAEAYPAGESKHGPISLVESGFPIVFINDGEMPELLKNNVMEMKARGGKIYMISVNRKLGEAELEIFLNSKFPALSISPVIQLIAYYAAVSKGLDPDKPRNLAKTVTVE from the coding sequence ATGTGTGGTATAATAGGTATTATCTCATCAAAGGAGAGCAAAAAACTCTCCGAGATCACAATTTCGGCACTTAAGAGGCTCGAATACAGAGGGTATGATAGCGTAGGAGTCGCTTCATTGAGCAGTAAAGGAATTGAAGTAAGGAAAGCTAAAGGTACTGTAGAGCAGGTCACTTTAAAGAAGAAAATACCTGAAATGTCTGGCTATATATTTCTTGGTCATACAAGGTGGGCTACACACGGGGCTCCAAGCGACTATAACGCTCACCCTCACACAGATTGTTCCGGAAGGATAGCGGTGATACATAATGGGACAATAAAGAACTTTAAAGAGCTAAGGGCAGAGCTAGAGTCTTTAGGGCATAAGTTCAACAGTGAGACGGACACGGAAGTTATCCCTCATTTAATAGAGGAATTTATAAAGAGGGGTATGGACTCTTTTACGGCATTCAAGTCAGCAATAAAATCGTTAGATGGCAGTTACGCTGTTTTAGCGATAATCGACGGTGAAAAAAGGATCTTCTTTGCTAAGAGGGACAACCCCTTAGTTATAGGACTGGGAGAAGGGGAGAACTATATTGCGAGTGATATACCGGCATTTCTCCCTTATACAAAAAGGATTCTAGTAATATCTGACGGTGAGATCGGGTTCCTGACGAATACAAGCGTTTACATTGAAGATCTGAACGGTAACGTAGTAGACGTGCATAAGAGGATAAGGATAGTAGATTGGGACGTTGAGACGGCATCAAAAGAAGGCTATGCCCACTTCATGATAAAGGAGATACATGAGTCACCTAAAGCGGTTAGGGACACGATCTCCAGTCTTATGTCTGACTTGGACGTAGTAGAAAAGATAAGTGAAGAAATAAGGCAAGCAGAAAGGGTGATTGTAACGGGAGCTGGGACCAGTTATCATGCAGGTTTATATTTCTCCTTACTCTTAACTAGAGAAGGGATAACTTCTATTCCGCTTATTGCCTCAGAATACTATAACGTAAAGGGAAAGAGAGGAGACCTAATTATCGCAATAAGTCAGAGTGGAGAGACGATAGACGTATTACAGTCTATACGTAAATTGAAAAGTGAAGGGGCTAAAGTAGTCTCTATAACAAATGTCATTGAGAGTGCTATAGCTAGAGAGAGTGATTACAAGATCTACATGAGGGCTGGGCCGGAAATAGGTGTAGCGGCTACCAAGACTTTTACTACTCAAGTTGCATCCCTCCTTTTCCTTTATTCTTATGCTTTTGGAAAGGATTGGAAAGCATTAAAGGACGCAGATAAGGAAGTAGAACAAGCGATTAATGCGACAGAAGGTTTTGCCAAAAGGGTTGGTGAAGAACTGGCAAAGAAACAGAACATATACTATTTGGGGAGGGGTCTTTCACTTCCGCTAGCTATGGAAGGAGCATTAAAAATTAAAGAGGTATCTTACGTCCACGCTGAAGCGTACCCAGCTGGGGAGAGCAAGCATGGACCTATTTCCCTAGTAGAGAGCGGGTTCCCAATAGTGTTTATAAACGACGGCGAAATGCCTGAATTACTGAAAAACAACGTTATGGAGATGAAGGCTAGAGGTGGGAAAATTTACATGATCAGTGTCAATAGAAAATTAGGGGAGGCAGAGCTTGAAATATTCCTTAACTCAAAGTTCCCCGCGTTATCCATATCTCCCGTGATTCAGTTGATAGCCTATTATGCAGCTGTTAGCAAAGGTCTTGATCCTGATAAGCCCAGAAATTTGGCTAAAACAGTTACTGTAGAGTAA
- the mvk gene encoding mevalonate kinase, whose translation MIVEAEVPLKLTLFGEHAVVYGKPAIAYTVSESIKVRVRESEKFYVSSQNLQIKGVKVDLHEFKIENDNVRKLIAYVTEVINYFNEHYSYKDGKKAAIEIESNVEPSVGLGTSAAVVVGTVAAYSRFLGLELQKQEIAKISHEVELRVQGIASIMDTHTETYGGFVFIKEGKVEKLEVPPSISFSAGYFRRIMTTAEMLRNVKSLKEKNPSLFTTLLDSIEKVTVEARTALTSGDADRVGELMYVNHGFLFSLGITVPVLDQFVSMARASGVKGCKVSGGGGGGAVICIKDQRAELLLNALGGKTINANPTFQGVTVKLI comes from the coding sequence ATGATTGTAGAAGCAGAGGTACCCCTTAAGCTGACACTGTTTGGAGAACACGCTGTAGTATATGGAAAGCCGGCGATAGCGTATACAGTGTCTGAAAGCATTAAAGTCAGAGTGAGGGAAAGCGAGAAATTTTACGTCTCTTCTCAGAACTTACAGATAAAAGGCGTCAAGGTAGACCTACATGAGTTTAAAATAGAGAATGACAATGTGAGAAAACTTATCGCTTATGTTACGGAAGTTATTAACTATTTCAATGAGCATTACAGTTATAAGGACGGGAAAAAAGCTGCTATTGAAATAGAATCAAATGTAGAACCTTCAGTAGGACTAGGCACTAGTGCAGCGGTAGTAGTAGGGACTGTTGCAGCCTATTCCAGGTTTTTAGGATTAGAGTTACAGAAACAAGAAATAGCCAAAATATCTCATGAAGTAGAGTTAAGGGTTCAAGGAATTGCCAGTATTATGGACACGCATACAGAAACGTACGGAGGGTTCGTTTTCATTAAAGAGGGAAAAGTAGAGAAATTGGAAGTTCCTCCTTCGATCTCCTTCTCTGCAGGTTATTTTAGGCGTATTATGACCACAGCCGAGATGCTTCGTAATGTGAAGAGTTTGAAAGAAAAAAATCCTTCCCTGTTTACGACTCTGTTGGACAGTATTGAAAAGGTCACTGTAGAAGCTAGAACTGCTCTTACCTCAGGAGATGCGGATAGAGTAGGGGAATTAATGTACGTAAATCACGGTTTTCTATTCTCTTTGGGGATCACAGTTCCGGTGTTGGATCAGTTTGTCTCGATGGCTAGGGCTTCAGGGGTTAAAGGGTGTAAAGTCAGCGGCGGTGGGGGAGGTGGTGCAGTAATCTGTATAAAAGACCAAAGGGCAGAATTGCTACTTAACGCGTTGGGAGGTAAAACAATAAACGCTAACCCTACGTTTCAAGGTGTTACGGTAAAATTAATTTAG
- a CDS encoding sugar phosphate nucleotidyltransferase, with amino-acid sequence MEAIILAGGKGEGLSPYSDKEQKETISLLGRMLISYSIQGLKKAGIKDFIIVTSQKGEKRLEEELQNEKEISIDIVIQKREGINGAIKDGMEKASGDNVVIAFGDIVAPEEFYVSLINAYLTSGAEVVVPLIPISEGLQTYGLARLTDKGIEITKEGSTLALGGVYVVKNEEIDDFLTYLQSKGDKLKYFIWSEEWLDVGYPEDIINGIEMMLRREKTRISDNSEISKTAIIGKKVIIDDYAVIDDYAVIKGPAYIGRNAYIGTYSLIRDYSSVENNAIIGAYCEIARSSIQPYAEVGSKSYLSSTIVGRKAKVGANVITSSYPATVIRGRISKLGTLISPETQIPHGEILKPGSKV; translated from the coding sequence ATGGAAGCTATTATCCTTGCTGGAGGGAAAGGAGAGGGTTTAAGTCCCTATTCAGACAAAGAACAGAAGGAGACAATAAGCTTACTCGGTAGAATGTTAATCTCTTATTCTATTCAAGGTTTAAAAAAGGCGGGTATAAAAGACTTCATAATTGTTACGTCGCAGAAGGGGGAAAAGAGACTTGAGGAGGAATTACAAAACGAGAAGGAGATCAGCATCGACATCGTTATCCAAAAAAGAGAGGGAATTAACGGGGCTATAAAGGACGGAATGGAGAAAGCCAGTGGTGATAATGTCGTTATAGCTTTCGGAGATATCGTAGCACCTGAGGAGTTTTACGTTAGCCTAATTAACGCTTATCTGACTTCTGGTGCCGAAGTGGTAGTACCGTTAATTCCCATAAGTGAGGGGTTACAGACATATGGTTTAGCGAGGTTGACAGATAAAGGAATCGAGATAACTAAAGAGGGTTCTACTTTAGCTCTTGGCGGAGTTTATGTAGTGAAAAATGAAGAGATAGATGACTTTTTGACATATTTACAGTCCAAGGGAGACAAACTGAAGTACTTTATATGGAGTGAGGAGTGGCTTGACGTTGGTTATCCTGAAGATATTATTAACGGAATCGAGATGATGTTAAGGAGAGAGAAAACTAGGATTTCCGATAACAGCGAAATCTCTAAGACGGCAATAATTGGTAAGAAAGTAATAATAGACGATTATGCTGTCATCGACGATTATGCTGTCATCAAGGGACCAGCATATATAGGAAGAAACGCATATATAGGAACCTATTCGTTAATTAGGGACTATTCTTCCGTGGAGAATAACGCCATAATAGGAGCTTACTGTGAAATAGCAAGGAGCTCAATCCAACCTTATGCTGAAGTAGGATCCAAGAGTTATTTGTCATCTACTATAGTAGGTAGGAAAGCTAAAGTCGGAGCAAATGTAATTACTTCTAGCTACCCTGCAACCGTGATAAGAGGAAGGATTAGTAAATTGGGAACATTGATCTCCCCAGAGACCCAGATACCTCACGGTGAAATCCTAAAACCGGGGAGTAAAGTCTAA
- a CDS encoding DMT family transporter → MRKLLPIITVILVWSSAYPLIKIALNYVSPILLAVIRLVTGGIILTVYGGGLSYGKKEMIGGLINVALFMLFLNFGVMLSVNPALSATLIYTQPIFLVILSAVFLGKKPTILQLLGTIIAISGAIYSAGITGFNLGSILSLIGGLIWAIGTLYYQVFLIEKDIIKLNSFMALFSALFLLPFTPINFYFKFNISGILVAVIIGITAQAIGFIAWFSSIKQLGPFLSSSLSLLVPAMSYLFSFIMLGEVPTFQQLLGTAIVLLGVFLTIISQKINRALPR, encoded by the coding sequence ATGAGAAAACTTTTACCGATAATTACGGTAATTTTGGTCTGGAGTTCCGCATATCCCCTAATAAAGATAGCACTCAATTACGTTTCCCCAATACTACTAGCGGTAATTAGGCTAGTTACTGGGGGGATAATCCTTACAGTCTATGGTGGAGGTCTCTCTTATGGTAAAAAGGAAATGATAGGTGGGCTGATTAATGTAGCACTCTTCATGCTTTTTCTTAACTTTGGCGTAATGCTTTCAGTAAATCCAGCTCTGTCTGCAACCCTTATATATACACAACCGATTTTCCTAGTCATATTGAGTGCAGTCTTTTTAGGTAAGAAACCTACAATACTTCAACTTCTCGGGACAATTATTGCAATTTCAGGGGCAATTTACTCAGCTGGGATAACTGGGTTCAACCTGGGTAGTATACTATCACTCATAGGCGGTCTTATATGGGCAATAGGTACGTTATATTACCAAGTGTTTCTAATAGAGAAGGACATCATTAAACTGAACTCTTTTATGGCGTTGTTTTCAGCCTTATTCTTGCTACCCTTTACTCCGATTAACTTTTACTTTAAGTTCAATATATCCGGAATTTTAGTCGCTGTGATAATCGGTATTACAGCTCAGGCAATAGGCTTCATAGCGTGGTTTAGCTCTATAAAGCAATTGGGCCCTTTTTTATCAAGTTCTCTCTCCTTACTTGTGCCGGCCATGTCCTATCTATTTTCGTTTATAATGTTAGGTGAAGTTCCAACATTTCAGCAACTATTAGGCACTGCAATAGTACTGTTGGGAGTATTTCTGACTATAATCTCACAGAAAATCAATAGAGCACTTCCACGGTAA
- a CDS encoding cob(I)yrinic acid a,c-diamide adenosyltransferase yields MWYTGSGDSGKTKVPSVGEVWKDEDIVNALGDLDELNSSLGVVSSLFPEIRQDIEKIQNDIFTISSEIAGFELNFSTEKIKELEEMIKKYSEPLKPLKNFVLPGGHLASSFLHLARAVCRRAERSIVRLSRNHKNVKHEHVVYLNRLSSLLFVMALYVNEKTFNPNVIWKPK; encoded by the coding sequence ATGTGGTATACTGGGAGTGGAGACAGCGGAAAGACTAAAGTACCTTCCGTAGGAGAGGTATGGAAGGACGAGGATATTGTTAACGCCTTAGGGGATTTAGACGAGTTAAACTCCTCGCTCGGTGTTGTTTCATCACTTTTCCCAGAAATAAGACAAGACATTGAGAAAATTCAGAACGACATATTCACTATTTCATCTGAAATTGCAGGGTTCGAATTAAACTTTAGCACTGAGAAGATTAAAGAACTAGAGGAAATGATAAAGAAATATTCGGAACCACTCAAACCATTGAAGAATTTTGTATTACCCGGTGGCCACCTGGCTTCCTCATTTCTTCATCTTGCAAGGGCAGTATGTAGAAGAGCTGAAAGGAGTATAGTTCGACTTTCTCGAAACCATAAAAACGTAAAGCATGAGCATGTGGTTTACCTTAATAGGCTTTCATCTTTGTTATTCGTCATGGCACTTTACGTTAACGAGAAGACTTTTAATCCCAACGTAATTTGGAAGCCTAAGTGA
- a CDS encoding ornithine cyclodeaminase family protein yields the protein MIVLTSNNLEELLTPEIAVSAVRQAFSLFSSSRIIQPQRQLLTIKGNWWGIMPSYWDKSVTVKIVNVIPENKKKGLPSVQGAVLLFSPDTGEPLALLDGTTLTAIRTSAASVLSTELAFGGRNIGTLGVIGAGMEARYHIKIASGYLKLSRIMVTARSSHVQLAKEFGAEAVDLETLLKNSDVIFATTSSSTPVVLGKFLKDDFHISSIGAHTPEAREIDDETVKKARTYLVDSLEAVSKETGDYMQPVRSGILKKAIEIGEIINKGIKVERPSIFKTVGIAAQDNITALTAYEEAVKRGIGIKVT from the coding sequence ATGATCGTCTTAACGTCAAACAATCTAGAAGAATTATTGACCCCTGAAATAGCAGTAAGTGCAGTCAGACAAGCTTTCTCATTATTTTCCTCCTCAAGGATAATACAACCTCAACGGCAATTGCTTACTATAAAAGGTAACTGGTGGGGGATAATGCCTTCTTATTGGGATAAGTCTGTTACAGTTAAGATAGTTAATGTTATACCCGAGAATAAAAAGAAGGGATTGCCCTCAGTTCAAGGTGCTGTATTACTGTTTTCGCCCGATACTGGAGAGCCTTTAGCTCTTCTAGATGGTACTACATTAACTGCAATAAGAACTTCAGCTGCAAGTGTTCTCTCAACAGAATTAGCGTTTGGGGGAAGGAATATCGGCACTTTAGGAGTCATAGGTGCTGGTATGGAGGCAAGATATCATATAAAGATTGCAAGTGGCTATCTAAAGTTATCAAGAATAATGGTAACGGCTAGGAGTTCTCATGTTCAGTTAGCTAAAGAATTCGGAGCTGAAGCTGTAGATCTAGAAACTCTGTTGAAGAACTCAGACGTCATATTTGCAACAACTTCCTCTTCTACACCAGTAGTGTTGGGAAAATTCTTGAAAGATGATTTTCATATTTCTAGCATAGGAGCCCATACCCCTGAAGCTAGAGAAATAGATGATGAAACTGTGAAAAAAGCTAGGACATACTTAGTAGATTCCTTAGAGGCTGTATCTAAAGAGACGGGAGATTATATGCAACCCGTAAGGAGCGGGATACTTAAAAAAGCCATCGAGATTGGTGAGATCATAAACAAAGGCATTAAAGTCGAGAGACCTTCTATATTTAAAACCGTAGGAATTGCGGCTCAAGATAACATTACAGCACTAACTGCTTATGAAGAAGCTGTAAAAAGGGGAATAGGTATAAAGGTCACTTAG
- a CDS encoding class I SAM-dependent methyltransferase, producing MDEYWLKIFESDLYINEMLKLWEEGNKWAKWIDEVSRKYNVKGKKILDVPCGIGRVSYFLSKLGYEITGVDISEKMVKKSKENVPTGTFLKGDMRKLTQVLSGESYDIIINIFNSLGYYEEEDDLKILREFRGVIKDAGLLIVNLDNRDFLIYNKPEIIHSYIPPYLVIDNNNFDPFTSRLQVTRSYIKDGKEVEKVTFSQRYYSLHEIVNLMRKAGFEIIDVYSGYSWKKFEISDPQMTIIAKPM from the coding sequence ATGGATGAATACTGGTTAAAGATCTTTGAATCCGACCTTTACATAAACGAAATGCTTAAGCTTTGGGAGGAAGGAAATAAGTGGGCTAAATGGATAGACGAAGTGTCGAGAAAATATAACGTTAAAGGAAAGAAGATTCTTGATGTACCTTGCGGAATTGGTAGAGTTAGTTATTTTCTATCGAAACTAGGTTATGAGATAACTGGCGTCGATATCTCCGAAAAAATGGTGAAAAAATCGAAAGAGAACGTACCCACAGGTACCTTCCTTAAAGGAGATATGAGGAAATTAACTCAAGTATTAAGTGGCGAGTCCTACGATATCATTATTAATATTTTTAACAGCTTAGGATATTACGAAGAGGAAGATGACTTAAAGATCCTCAGAGAGTTCAGGGGAGTAATAAAAGATGCAGGATTATTAATTGTAAACCTCGATAATAGGGACTTCCTCATTTACAACAAGCCCGAGATAATACACTCCTACATTCCACCGTACTTGGTTATAGATAATAACAACTTTGACCCGTTTACATCGAGATTGCAAGTAACAAGATCTTATATAAAGGACGGCAAAGAAGTCGAGAAAGTTACATTCTCTCAAAGATATTATAGCTTACATGAGATAGTAAACTTGATGAGAAAAGCGGGGTTTGAAATCATAGATGTTTATAGTGGTTACTCGTGGAAGAAGTTTGAGATTAGCGATCCGCAAATGACCATAATAGCTAAACCTATGTAA
- the ilvD gene encoding dihydroxy-acid dehydratase: MSEYSPKKRSNIVYGGYEKAPNRAFLKAMGLTDNDISKPIVGVAVAWNEAGPCNIHLLGLSNVVKEGVRSAGGTPRVFTAPVVIDGIAMGSEGMKYSLVSRELVANTVELVVNGHGYDAFVALAGCDKTSPGMMMAMARLNIPSIIMYGGSTLPGNFKGKPITIQDVYEAVGAYSKGKITAEDLRLMEDNAIPGPGTCGGLYTANTMGILTEALGLALPGSASPPAVDAMRTKYAYETGKALMHLVEIGLKPRDILTFEAFENAITVLMASGGSTNAVLHLLAIAHEAGVKLTLDDFDRISLRTPEIVNMKPGGEYVMADLHRVGGAPLIMKKLLEAGLLHGDVITVTGKTLKQNLEEYKIPDVPHDHIVRDVKNPFSPVGGIRRLKGNLAEEGAVMKVSASKVKYHRGPAKVFNSEEEAFKAVLEGKIVENDVVVIRYEGPKGGPGMREMLAVTSAIVGQGLGEKVSLITDGRFSGATRGIMVGHVAPEAAVGGTIALLKDGDIIVIDADRGKLEVELSPEEIKKRRDEWTPPPPRYKSGLLAQYAKLVSSSSKGAVLLT, translated from the coding sequence ATGTCTGAATATTCTCCTAAAAAGAGGTCTAACATAGTCTATGGGGGGTACGAAAAAGCACCTAATAGGGCATTCCTAAAAGCTATGGGACTTACGGATAACGATATCTCCAAACCTATAGTGGGAGTTGCAGTAGCGTGGAACGAAGCAGGGCCTTGTAATATACATCTACTGGGACTTTCTAACGTAGTCAAGGAAGGAGTTAGAAGTGCTGGAGGCACTCCTAGAGTATTTACTGCTCCAGTAGTTATAGACGGGATAGCCATGGGTAGTGAAGGAATGAAATATTCATTAGTTAGTAGGGAATTAGTTGCCAACACTGTAGAGCTTGTAGTAAACGGTCACGGTTACGACGCATTCGTAGCCTTAGCCGGTTGCGATAAGACCTCGCCAGGTATGATGATGGCAATGGCAAGACTTAACATACCTTCGATAATTATGTATGGAGGTTCAACTCTGCCCGGAAACTTTAAGGGTAAACCAATAACTATCCAAGATGTATACGAGGCTGTAGGTGCGTACTCTAAGGGTAAGATCACAGCCGAAGACTTAAGACTCATGGAAGATAACGCAATACCAGGGCCGGGTACTTGTGGAGGTTTGTATACGGCAAATACTATGGGTATACTTACGGAAGCTTTAGGGTTAGCCTTACCAGGTAGTGCTTCGCCTCCAGCCGTGGATGCTATGAGAACTAAGTATGCATATGAGACTGGAAAAGCCTTAATGCATTTAGTCGAAATAGGACTAAAACCCAGAGATATTCTAACATTTGAAGCATTTGAAAACGCTATAACCGTGCTTATGGCTTCAGGGGGGTCTACAAATGCCGTACTTCATTTACTCGCAATAGCTCATGAGGCCGGTGTAAAGCTCACTCTTGATGACTTCGACAGAATTAGTTTAAGGACTCCGGAAATAGTGAACATGAAACCTGGAGGAGAGTATGTGATGGCAGATTTGCACAGAGTTGGTGGAGCTCCGCTGATAATGAAGAAGCTGCTTGAAGCAGGACTACTACACGGAGACGTGATCACCGTCACAGGAAAGACCTTAAAACAGAATTTAGAGGAGTATAAGATCCCTGATGTCCCTCATGATCATATAGTAAGAGACGTTAAGAACCCGTTTTCTCCAGTAGGCGGAATAAGGAGACTAAAGGGGAATCTAGCAGAAGAGGGTGCAGTTATGAAAGTGTCAGCCAGTAAAGTAAAATACCATAGAGGGCCCGCAAAGGTGTTCAATTCTGAGGAAGAAGCATTTAAGGCAGTCTTGGAAGGAAAGATCGTTGAGAACGATGTGGTAGTTATTAGGTATGAAGGACCTAAAGGAGGTCCAGGAATGAGAGAAATGTTAGCAGTTACGAGTGCTATTGTGGGACAAGGTTTAGGTGAAAAAGTTTCGTTAATAACTGATGGAAGGTTCTCAGGAGCTACCAGGGGAATTATGGTTGGTCACGTAGCTCCAGAGGCAGCAGTAGGTGGGACTATTGCATTGCTTAAAGATGGGGACATAATAGTTATAGATGCTGATAGAGGAAAACTAGAAGTAGAATTATCTCCTGAAGAAATAAAGAAAAGAAGAGACGAGTGGACACCGCCACCACCGAGATACAAAAGTGGGCTATTAGCACAATACGCGAAATTGGTTTCGTCTTCTTCAAAAGGAGCAGTACTTTTAACATAA
- the asd gene encoding aspartate-semialdehyde dehydrogenase, with the protein MRRTLKAAILGATGLVGIEYVRMLANHPYIKPAYLAGKGSVGKPYEEVTRWQTVGQVPKEVADIEVKPTDPKLMEQEGVDIIFSPLPAGAAGPVEEQFAKLGYPVISNSPDHRFDPDVPLLVPELNPHTISLIDEQRKRRDWKGFIVTTPLCTAQGALFPLAPIFMNFKMDGAFITTMQSVSGEGYPGVASLDVIDNIKVLGDAYDAKTIKEIFRVLSEVKRNVNEPKLEEVTLSATTHRIGTIVGHYEVLYVTFKEDTPAEKVKETLENFRGLPQELKLPTAPSKPIIVTDRDNRPTVYFDRWAGDVPGMSVVIGRVAQVNKRTVRLASLIHNTVRGAAGGGILAAELLVEKGYIEK; encoded by the coding sequence ATGAGGAGAACTCTTAAAGCTGCAATTCTCGGAGCAACAGGTTTAGTAGGTATTGAGTACGTAAGAATGCTAGCAAATCACCCTTACATAAAACCGGCCTATTTAGCCGGTAAAGGATCTGTAGGAAAACCGTATGAAGAAGTTACAAGGTGGCAAACAGTAGGTCAAGTGCCTAAAGAAGTAGCAGATATAGAAGTAAAACCAACGGATCCTAAGTTAATGGAACAAGAAGGAGTAGATATTATATTTTCGCCATTACCTGCAGGTGCTGCAGGTCCGGTTGAAGAACAGTTTGCAAAGTTGGGTTATCCCGTTATAAGTAACTCTCCAGATCACAGATTTGATCCTGACGTACCACTGTTAGTACCTGAATTAAACCCGCACACTATTTCATTAATAGACGAACAAAGGAAGAGAAGAGATTGGAAGGGCTTTATAGTAACAACGCCCCTATGTACTGCACAAGGTGCACTGTTCCCGTTAGCTCCAATATTCATGAATTTCAAGATGGACGGAGCGTTCATAACTACGATGCAGTCCGTCTCTGGTGAAGGTTATCCGGGAGTAGCCTCGCTTGACGTAATCGATAACATAAAAGTACTCGGTGACGCTTATGACGCTAAAACCATAAAGGAGATCTTCAGAGTCTTAAGCGAGGTAAAGAGAAACGTTAATGAGCCCAAGCTGGAAGAAGTAACCCTCTCAGCAACTACTCATAGAATTGGAACAATTGTAGGCCATTACGAAGTATTATATGTTACATTTAAGGAAGATACACCTGCAGAAAAAGTTAAAGAAACGCTTGAAAACTTCAGAGGGTTACCACAAGAGTTGAAGCTACCGACAGCTCCTTCTAAACCAATAATAGTAACGGATAGAGACAATAGACCTACCGTATATTTTGACAGATGGGCTGGTGACGTACCAGGAATGAGTGTAGTAATAGGTAGAGTCGCACAAGTTAACAAGAGGACAGTGAGGTTGGCATCTTTAATACACAACACCGTAAGGGGGGCTGCTGGAGGCGGAATATTAGCTGCCGAACTGTTGGTAGAAAAGGGATATATTGAGAAGTAA
- a CDS encoding 2-hydroxyacid dehydrogenase — MKVLITFRFFDEWVKKIVESGIEVIRWKEEKAPPKKWILDNVINVDGILCTLNTKIDKEVISAAKNLKVISTYSVGFDHIDVKEAKSRGIRVGYTPEVLTETTADLIFGLILAVARRIVEGDKLIREGKWMIPWQSDFLLGYDVYGKTLGIIGMGRIGKAVYRRAKGFNMRVVYTSRTKKDDIDAEFVSFEELLKQSDFVVITVDLNESTYHMINESTLRLMKKTAFLINASRGKVVDEKALVKALEEKWIAGAALDVFEEEPINKDHPLLRFSNVVLTPHIGSATFETRHKMAEIAVENLLRGLREEKLVYEL, encoded by the coding sequence ATGAAAGTCCTAATCACATTCCGGTTCTTCGACGAATGGGTAAAAAAGATAGTTGAGAGCGGGATCGAGGTTATCCGATGGAAAGAGGAAAAGGCACCTCCTAAAAAGTGGATCTTAGATAACGTAATTAATGTAGACGGAATTCTTTGCACTCTCAATACTAAGATTGATAAGGAAGTAATTTCAGCTGCTAAAAATTTGAAAGTTATCAGCACTTACAGTGTCGGTTTTGATCACATAGACGTAAAAGAGGCAAAAAGTAGAGGTATAAGAGTAGGGTATACACCAGAAGTATTGACAGAGACTACAGCAGATCTGATTTTCGGGCTTATCTTGGCAGTGGCTAGAAGGATTGTTGAAGGGGATAAGCTGATAAGAGAGGGAAAATGGATGATCCCTTGGCAATCCGACTTTTTACTGGGATATGACGTATACGGTAAAACCTTAGGGATAATAGGGATGGGTAGAATAGGTAAAGCCGTTTACAGAAGGGCTAAGGGATTTAATATGAGAGTCGTATACACATCTAGGACTAAAAAGGATGATATAGATGCCGAATTTGTAAGTTTTGAGGAGTTACTTAAACAATCAGACTTCGTAGTAATAACTGTTGATCTGAACGAGTCTACATACCACATGATAAATGAAAGCACATTAAGGTTGATGAAAAAGACAGCATTTTTAATTAATGCCTCTCGTGGAAAAGTAGTAGATGAGAAGGCACTTGTTAAAGCTCTAGAGGAAAAATGGATTGCTGGGGCTGCGTTAGACGTGTTTGAAGAGGAACCTATTAACAAGGATCACCCTCTCCTGAGGTTCAGTAATGTTGTATTAACTCCTCATATTGGAAGTGCTACATTCGAGACAAGACACAAAATGGCTGAAATTGCTGTTGAGAATCTATTAAGAGGTCTCAGAGAAGAAAAGTTAGTATATGAGCTGTAG